In Carya illinoinensis cultivar Pawnee chromosome 16, C.illinoinensisPawnee_v1, whole genome shotgun sequence, a single window of DNA contains:
- the LOC122298439 gene encoding disease resistance protein RUN1-like → MIGIYGTGGIGKTTIAKAVFNSIGKEFEARCFLANVREISSREDGLVKLQEKILCDLLGNFGSFNIGSVGGANDIKHRLCSKRVLLILDDVNESRQLKELAGNKNWFSPGSRIVITTRDQHLLTYHQVDSMYEVQGLDDNQAIQLFSWHAFKTDKPVESYVELIKCIIGYAKGLPLALTVPGSDLCGRSIQEWESAWEKYKRSPHKDIYEILKISYDGLDNNERDIFLDIACFFKGNSVEYVTKKLDGCRFSSSIGIARLNDKCLINIRDQCVEMHDLLQEMGKEIVRQESPKEAGERSRLWFHEDVRHVLEENTVRSH, encoded by the coding sequence ATGATAGGGATTTATGGAACTGGTGGAATTGGCAAAACAACTATCGCCAAAGCAGTCTTTAACTCAATTGGAAAAGAATTTGAAGCTAGATGTTTTCTAGCAAATGTTAGGGAGATTTCAAGTCGAGAGGACGGTCTGGTCAAACTGCAAGAAAAAATTCTTTGTGACCTCTTAGGAAACTTTGGAAGTTTTAATATTGGTAGTGTTGGAGGTGCCAATGATATAAAGCATAGACTTTGCTCTAAAAGAGTACTtctaattcttgatgatgtgaATGAGTCGCGCCAGTTAAAAGAATTAGCTGGAAATAAAAATTGGTTCAGTCCAGGAAGTAGAATAGTAataacaacaagagatcaacaTCTATTAACTTATCATCAAGTTGATTCAATGTATGAGGTGCAGGGATTGGACGACAACCAAGCTATTCAGCTGTTTAGTTGGCATGCATTTAAAACAGACAAGCCAGTTGAAAGTTATGTAGAACTCATAAAATGTATAATAGGTTATGCTAAGGGCCTTCCACTAGCTCTTACAGTGCCTGGTTCTGATTTGTGTGGTAGAAGTATACAAGAATGGGAAAGTGCATGGGAAAAGTATAAAAGAAGTCCTCACAAGGATATTTATGAAATTCTTAAAATAAGCTATGACGGGCTGGATAATAATGAAAGGGATATTTTCCTtgacattgcatgtttcttcaagGGGAATTCTGTTGAATATGTCACAAAAAAGCTAGATGGTTGTCGTTTTTCATCATCCATTGGCATTGCAAGGCTTAACGATAAGTGTCTCATCAATATTCGTGACCAGTGTGTGGAGATGCATGACTTATTGCAAGAAATGGGTAAAGAAATTGTTCGACAAGAATCACCTAAAGAAGCTGGCGAACGTAGTAGATTGTGGTTTCATGAAGATGTTCGCCACGTATTAGAAGAAAATACGGTAAGATCACACTAA
- the LOC122298879 gene encoding disease resistance-like protein DSC1, protein MDYKRGTNKIEAILLDFPEDHEQISLHPKAFKKMRNLRLFINYQNAQFSAGPNYLSNEIRVLYWPQYPGSFLPSNFHGNNLVEFNMRDSLVKDLDGLKFKNLKNMILSECQFLTKILDLSSSPTLESLDLEDCKNLVEVHHSVGFLDKLWSFSVSGCYKLRILPKRFKLRSLRQFILKDCSSLEDFPEIECEMEFLDELNLRGTGIKELPSSIENLKGLETLYLDRSSIKKLPSSIGNLARLQRFYAPGCIDQLRSLCIVKVNSYSQPIDIGKVEEDGIQSMPSVVSTGASTTTVELTPTNSIIFNDAGSSSSAICKSLEQLSLEFCCLSESNFFTNVNYFPALFSLDLSGSDIVFFPAQSIRFARLKYLYLNNCKKLEEILPLPLGIASVEARECTSLESFALLSEILIKNNGANFPNLLRIDLHGCHKLLANFPNLLSKRFRFECVSVPELVVFRSVRIHFLKKHEENVRDEDRTVVLYKIPSRDFGSNFFSCGSDDEEYEREQLLEESKKLKVQLQNMAHLQDDVLAVKNDLHGTKFEKERLKASLHLISGECEYLKIEKNLLVEKISTLEVEMR, encoded by the exons ATGGATTATAAAAGA GgaacaaacaaaattgaagcAATTTTGTTAGATTTTCCTGAAGACCATGAACAAATATCCTTGCATCCCAAGGCATTTAAGAAGATGAGGAATCTTCGATTGTTTATAAACTACCAGAATGCACAATTTTCTGCAGGACCGAATTATCTCTCTAATGAGATAAGAGTGCTCTATTGGCCTCAATATCCGGGGTCATTTTTACCTTCTAATTTTCATGGGAATAATCTCGTTGAATTTAATATGCGAGATAGCCTCGTCAAGGATTTAGACGGCTTAAAATTCAAG aacttgaaaaatatgattttaagtgAGTGTCAATTCTTAACAAAAATTCTTGATCTTTCAAGTAGCCCAACTTTAGAGAGCTTGGATCTTGAAGATTGTAAGAACTTAGTTGAGGTTCATCATTCCGTTGGATTCCTTGATAAGCTTTGGAGTTTTTCTGTTAGTGGATGCTACAAGCTTAGGATTTTGCCGAAAAGATTCAAGTTGAGATCTCTACGTCAATTTATTCTTAAAGATTGCTCGAGTCTTGAAGACTTTCCAGAGATTGAATGTGAAATGGAATTTTTAGATGAGCTAAATCTTCGTGGCACTGGCATAAAAGAACTACCTTCATCAATTGAGAACCTCAAAGGACTTGAAACCTTATATCTAGATCGCTCTAGTATAAAGAAGCTACCTTCATCAATTGGTAACCTTGCTCGACTTCAACGATTTTATGCACCAGGCTGCATTGATCAGTTGCGAAGTCTATGTATTGTCAAAGTCAACAGTTATTCACAACCAATAGACATTGGAAAGGTGGAAGAGGATGGTATACAATCCATGCCATCTGTTGTGTCTACAGGTGCATCAACTACTACTGTAGAATTGACTCCGACaaattcaatcatttttaatgatgCAGGTTCCTCCTCAAGCGCGATTTGTAAATCGCTAGAACAATTAAGTCTTGAATTTTGTTGCCTGTCAGAATCAAATTTCTTCACAAATGTTAATTACTTCCCCGCTTTGTTTAGTTTAGATCTAAGTGGGAGtgatattgttttctttccagCTCAAAGCATCAGATTTGCTAGGTTGAAATACCTTTATTTGAATAATTGCaagaaacttgaagaaattttacCTCTTCCATTGGGTATAGCAAGTGTTGAAGCTCGTGAATGCACGTCGTTGGAAAGTTTTGCACTACTATCTGAAATACTTATTAAAAACAATGGAGCCAATTTTCCTAACCTCCTAAGGATTGACTTGCATGGATGCCATAAACTGCTTGCGAATTTTCCTAACCTCCTCTCGAAGAG GTTTAGATTTGAATGTGTTAGTGTGCCAGAGCTCGTGGTCTTTAGAAGTGTTAGGATCCATTTCCTAAAGAAGCATGAAGAGAATGTAAGAGATGAAGATCGCACAGTTGTGCTTTACAAAATTCCTTCCAGAGATTTTGgttccaatttcttttcttgcGGTAGTGATGATGAAG AATATGAACGAGAACAACTTTTGGAAGAATCCAAAAAACTTAAGGTTCAACTCCAAAATATGGCACATCTTCAGGATGATGTTTTGGCCGTTAAGAATGATCTTCATGGAACAAAGTTTgaaaaagagagattgaaagCATCACTGCATCTAATATCTGGAGAATGTGAATATTTGAAGATAGAGAAGAATTTACTGGTTGAAAAGATCTCTACTTTAGAGGTTGAAATGAGATAG